Proteins from one Salaquimonas pukyongi genomic window:
- a CDS encoding multiubiquitin domain-containing protein, with product MADTELIFKVDGAAIKTNDAVLSGRQIRESAGLSPASDYILIKVGEGSGQSIGLDETIDLRINEQPSFISFCSDRVYHFTVNERGFEWGADKITVSDLRKYADISDSETLFLERIDAPDKQLTNDGSIQLASKGVERISSRKPFWKLNVQGVLLTLTTPMVVVKDALAQAGFDPDKGWIAILKRKGEAKLQVALTDTIDLTHPGIEKLRLTPAQINNGEALSAPRREFVLLEKDEAYLNERGLVWETYVEGGRRWLLLRNFILPEGFNHAVIDIAIDIPPTYPRSEIDMFHCFPHLTLKSGATIGETSGRTDISGQTYQQWSRHLNGQTRWNPATDSVMTHVAVIEASLLKEVGE from the coding sequence ATGGCTGACACCGAACTGATTTTTAAAGTTGATGGCGCTGCCATCAAAACCAATGACGCGGTCCTTTCTGGCCGCCAAATCCGCGAGTCAGCGGGACTGTCACCTGCCAGCGACTATATTCTGATTAAAGTTGGAGAAGGTAGTGGTCAGTCGATCGGCCTGGACGAGACAATTGACCTCCGAATCAATGAACAACCGTCCTTCATCTCCTTTTGTTCAGATCGTGTGTACCACTTCACCGTGAATGAGCGTGGCTTTGAGTGGGGAGCGGATAAGATAACGGTGTCGGATCTTCGGAAATATGCTGACATTTCCGATAGTGAGACTTTGTTTCTCGAGCGCATTGATGCGCCAGACAAGCAGCTTACCAATGATGGCAGCATCCAGTTGGCAAGCAAAGGCGTTGAACGAATTTCCTCACGGAAACCTTTCTGGAAGCTCAACGTGCAAGGCGTTTTGCTGACCCTCACTACCCCCATGGTCGTGGTGAAAGACGCCTTGGCTCAAGCGGGCTTCGATCCTGACAAGGGATGGATTGCAATCCTGAAGCGCAAAGGTGAAGCGAAGCTCCAGGTCGCGCTGACGGACACGATTGATCTGACGCACCCCGGAATAGAAAAACTGCGACTGACGCCGGCGCAGATCAACAATGGTGAGGCGCTCAGTGCGCCTCGCCGCGAGTTTGTACTTCTGGAAAAGGACGAAGCCTATCTCAATGAGCGTGGTCTGGTCTGGGAAACCTATGTGGAAGGCGGGCGTAGATGGCTACTGTTGCGGAACTTTATTTTGCCCGAGGGCTTCAATCACGCGGTGATTGATATCGCAATCGATATTCCGCCAACGTATCCGCGCTCGGAAATTGACATGTTTCACTGCTTTCCTCATCTGACACTCAAGTCTGGTGCAACAATCGGAGAAACCTCCGGGCGGACGGACATCTCAGGGCAAACGTATCAGCAATGGTCTCGCCATCTCAACGGCCAGACTCGCTGGAACCCTGCAACAGACAGCGTGATGACCCACGTAGCGGTAATCGAGGCATCGTTGTTGAAGGAGGTGGGAGAATGA
- a CDS encoding ThiF family adenylyltransferase: protein MTKTLSLTERQHQALRDMLFPGDGLESAAILICRYVGPQSERLIVADIINVPDNSCLVRKVDYISWPGASVEEAIDKAEDHGDAIILIHSHPGGWLNFSETDDESDRAAMPGLFAAIEGNAFHHGSAIMTPDGAMRARLYDRAGEASKILHVWRVGQNIVDLAAKNSEPVMPFGSGMAESFARQAACIIGISGTGSIVAELLARKGVGHLILIDFDRVEQKNLNRIVNSTVSDANGKRLKTEMMAEAIASYAPRTKVTVVNCSIEDREAVIAASAAEVLFCCVDSMAGRSIAELIAQCCIIPLIDMGVTIPTRLDADGHIRIADVCGRIDYVRPDGPNLTDRGVVTADGLRREYLIANAPEVAKREIEAGYIKGVHEEAPSVMALNMRVASEAVLEWLERQFPYRLDGSDGFSRTLFSHAAGEVEFSSDSDFKQAPTNDVGRGLIEPLLGLPALAKQRRKDAA, encoded by the coding sequence ATGACAAAAACCCTCTCCCTAACCGAACGCCAGCACCAAGCTTTGCGAGACATGCTATTTCCGGGTGACGGCTTGGAATCAGCAGCGATTCTGATCTGCCGGTACGTGGGTCCGCAAAGCGAGCGGCTGATTGTTGCAGATATTATCAATGTTCCAGACAACTCATGCTTGGTGCGGAAGGTTGATTATATCAGTTGGCCAGGTGCCAGTGTCGAAGAAGCCATCGATAAAGCTGAAGATCACGGCGACGCGATCATCTTGATCCACAGCCACCCAGGCGGCTGGTTGAATTTTTCAGAAACTGATGATGAAAGTGACCGTGCCGCCATGCCGGGTTTGTTTGCAGCGATCGAAGGTAACGCGTTCCACCATGGATCGGCAATCATGACTCCGGATGGAGCGATGCGAGCACGCCTCTATGATCGGGCCGGTGAAGCATCGAAGATCCTTCATGTCTGGAGGGTCGGTCAGAATATTGTAGATCTAGCGGCCAAGAATTCCGAACCCGTGATGCCCTTCGGATCAGGGATGGCCGAGTCCTTTGCACGTCAGGCCGCATGCATAATCGGCATATCCGGAACCGGATCGATTGTAGCCGAATTGTTGGCACGTAAAGGTGTCGGCCATTTAATACTGATCGATTTCGACAGAGTGGAGCAAAAAAATCTTAATCGTATAGTAAATTCCACCGTGTCCGACGCAAACGGAAAACGGCTCAAGACCGAAATGATGGCCGAGGCAATAGCAAGCTATGCGCCAAGGACGAAAGTTACTGTTGTCAACTGTTCGATTGAGGATCGAGAAGCTGTTATCGCCGCCTCTGCGGCAGAAGTTCTCTTTTGCTGCGTGGATAGCATGGCAGGGCGGAGTATCGCAGAGCTAATCGCTCAGTGTTGCATTATCCCACTAATCGATATGGGTGTTACGATACCCACGCGATTGGACGCTGACGGTCATATCAGAATCGCAGACGTCTGTGGGCGTATCGACTACGTTAGGCCCGACGGTCCCAATCTGACTGACCGTGGTGTCGTTACCGCTGATGGTCTGCGACGGGAATACCTCATCGCAAATGCACCCGAGGTAGCCAAGCGGGAAATTGAAGCTGGTTACATCAAGGGTGTGCATGAAGAAGCGCCGTCTGTCATGGCGCTGAATATGCGGGTGGCATCTGAAGCTGTCTTAGAATGGTTAGAACGCCAATTTCCCTACAGGCTCGATGGAAGTGATGGGTTTTCACGAACCCTATTTTCGCATGCGGCTGGAGAAGTTGAATTCAGTTCCGATAGCGACTTCAAACAAGCTCCAACGAACGATGTAGGTCGGGGGTTGATCGAGCCACTACTTGGATTGCCAGCTCTCGCGAAACAGAGACGAAAGGATGCGGCATGA
- a CDS encoding DUF6527 family protein → MLLQEVKPNWSLKTQEHEPPTLLPSVWRQSGCRAHFWLRDGHIHWC, encoded by the coding sequence ATGCTATTGCAAGAAGTAAAGCCAAACTGGTCGCTCAAAACTCAAGAGCATGAGCCTCCAACGCTTCTTCCCTCGGTTTGGCGACAGTCAGGTTGTCGCGCACATTTTTGGTTGCGAGACGGACATATTCACTGGTGCTAG